One Elgaria multicarinata webbii isolate HBS135686 ecotype San Diego chromosome 7, rElgMul1.1.pri, whole genome shotgun sequence DNA window includes the following coding sequences:
- the HBEGF gene encoding proheparin-binding EGF-like growth factor, which produces MRAILLIPSVFLAAACSILVNCEEIEVLQNEVYNKEGRENLANAQLLPARETLENEGQRDGSMLSSGDTFSELPRVAFLSKPQDPVTPKKEGKGKKRRKGKGKKRDPCLRKYKDFCIHGECKYVKDIKIPACVCHLGYHGQRCHALSLPVENRSHGYDHTTVLAATAVVLSSLCFIIIGALLMLRCHKQGVYDVENEEKVKLGITVNH; this is translated from the exons ATGAGGGCCATACTGCTGATCCCGAGCGTCTTCCTGGCAGCAG CCTGCTCCATCCTGGTGAACTGTGAAGAGATTGAAGTGCTTCAGAATGAAGTTTACAACAAAGAAGGCAGAGAAAATCTGGCAAATGCCCAGCTTCTTCCAGCCAGGGAGACTTTGGAGAATGAAGGACAGAGAGATGGAAGCATGTTATCCTCAGGGGACACCTTTAGTGAACTTCCTCGAG TTGCTTTCCTGTCCAAGCCACAAGATCCTGTGACTccaaagaaagaagggaaagggaaaaaaagaagaaaggggaaagggaaaaagagagaTCCCTGCTTGCGAAAATACAAGGATTTTTGTATTCATGGAGAATGCAAATACGTCAAGGATATAAAAATTCCAGCTTGTGT GTGCCATTTGGGATACCACGGACAGCGATGCCATGCTCTTAGTCTTCCAGTGGAAAACCGCTCCCATGGTTATGACCACACGACTGTACTAGCAGCCACTGCAGTGGTGCTGTCATCCTTATGTTTTATCATCATTGGTGCATTACTGATGCTGAG ATGCCACAAACAAGGCGTATATGACGTAGAGAATGAAGAGAAGGTTAAGCTGGGCATCACTGTCAACCACTGA